From the genome of Scytonema hofmannii PCC 7110, one region includes:
- the cbiB gene encoding adenosylcobinamide-phosphate synthase CbiB has protein sequence MTSTIILIIAATIDYLIGDPWGWVHPVQVMGWFISRFTKLALTHCHDYLTQRVAGIAIGIILIIGSGVVGYFLILVTKLLHPLLGITLECVLLASCFAGRSLRDAAQTVLQALTAGNLSEARVLLSKYVGRDTDKLTESEILRAILETVTENATDGVMAPLFYAIVGLFVPIVGPTPLALAYKASSTLDSMVGYREAPYTYLGWFSARVEDCLTWIPCRLTILTLAVLSGKPLYVWQICRRDGASDSSPNSGWSECAYAAILGVQVGGTNWYRGVAKHKPLLGDAKNRITASSIYQALQLTRFCFLLWLGITGVAAVTTTTSVQKLMPQL, from the coding sequence ATGACCTCTACTATTATTCTCATCATCGCTGCTACTATAGATTACTTAATTGGCGATCCTTGGGGTTGGGTTCACCCAGTCCAAGTTATGGGATGGTTTATTTCTCGCTTTACGAAATTGGCTTTAACCCATTGTCATGATTATCTGACACAACGCGTAGCAGGAATTGCGATCGGCATCATTTTAATAATTGGTAGTGGCGTTGTTGGGTACTTCCTTATTCTAGTGACCAAATTGCTGCATCCACTTTTAGGAATAACATTAGAATGTGTATTGCTAGCCAGCTGTTTTGCAGGTCGAAGTCTGAGAGATGCAGCTCAAACAGTTTTACAAGCTTTAACAGCAGGAAACTTATCCGAAGCACGCGTTCTTTTAAGTAAATACGTTGGTCGAGATACTGATAAATTGACAGAATCAGAAATATTGCGAGCTATTCTAGAAACGGTGACAGAAAACGCCACCGATGGAGTGATGGCTCCTCTTTTCTACGCAATTGTTGGTTTATTTGTGCCGATTGTAGGTCCAACTCCCCTAGCTTTGGCATATAAAGCGAGTAGCACTCTTGATTCAATGGTAGGTTATCGAGAAGCCCCATATACATATTTAGGATGGTTTAGTGCTCGTGTAGAAGATTGCTTAACTTGGATTCCGTGTCGTTTAACAATATTAACTCTTGCAGTTCTTTCAGGTAAACCCTTGTACGTTTGGCAAATTTGCCGACGAGATGGCGCAAGCGATTCCAGTCCCAACTCTGGTTGGAGTGAATGCGCTTACGCTGCTATTTTGGGGGTGCAGGTGGGGGGTACTAATTGGTATCGTGGGGTTGCGAAGCACAAACCTTTGCTTGGAGACGCAAAGAATCGCATCACCGCAAGTTCCATCTATCAAGCCTTACAACTCACCCGCTTTTGTTTTTTACTTTGGTTGGGTATAACTGGTGTCGCAGCAGTTACAACTACAACTTCAGTCCAAAAGTTGATGCCACAATTGTAA
- a CDS encoding Rrf2 family transcriptional regulator, with amino-acid sequence MKLTTRGHYSVKALLDLSLQPEYGPVSTKAIAARQDIPAPYLEKLLIEMRRAGLVKSIRGSIGGYQLARSPLQISLGEILEAVGETIEPLPHHQASPTQAEDWVTHTLWKRLHQKLKEAIYSITLADLYYDARSWQASLGEEASFIV; translated from the coding sequence ATGAAACTAACCACTAGAGGACACTATAGTGTAAAAGCATTGCTTGATTTGAGCTTACAGCCAGAATATGGACCTGTATCTACTAAAGCAATAGCCGCACGCCAAGATATCCCAGCACCTTACCTGGAGAAACTACTAATAGAAATGCGTCGTGCTGGACTGGTAAAATCTATTCGCGGCAGCATCGGAGGTTACCAACTTGCGCGATCGCCCTTACAAATTTCTTTGGGAGAAATTTTAGAAGCGGTTGGTGAAACGATTGAACCTTTACCCCATCACCAAGCTTCTCCAACACAAGCAGAAGATTGGGTAACCCACACCCTGTGGAAGAGATTGCACCAAAAACTGAAAGAAGCGATATACAGTATTACTCTGGCAGATCTTTATTATGATGCTCGTAGTTGGCAAGCTTCTCTTGGCGAAGAAGCTAGTTTTATTGTTTAA
- a CDS encoding AbrB family transcriptional regulator produces MAKQKKIEPLVGEDLLRKVKELEHLSKEEKAKQCGYYTVTKNGIERVNMMKFLNALIDAEGIQLDSAPSANGRGGRSASYRISVQSNGNLLIGSAYTKQMNLKPGDEFVITLGKKHIRLRQIDSEERESAEAVEALV; encoded by the coding sequence ATGGCTAAACAGAAAAAAATTGAACCCCTAGTCGGAGAAGATCTGCTCAGAAAAGTCAAAGAGCTAGAGCACCTCAGCAAAGAAGAAAAAGCTAAACAATGCGGCTACTACACCGTAACCAAAAACGGGATCGAGCGCGTCAACATGATGAAATTCTTAAACGCCCTAATTGATGCCGAGGGCATTCAGTTAGACAGTGCTCCTAGTGCAAACGGGCGAGGTGGACGAAGTGCCAGCTATAGAATTAGCGTGCAGTCGAACGGTAACTTATTGATAGGTTCAGCCTACACAAAACAAATGAATCTCAAGCCAGGAGATGAGTTTGTCATTACTTTAGGCAAAAAACACATTCGGTTGAGGCAAATAGACTCTGAAGAAAGAGAAAGTGCTGAGGCTGTAGAAGCTTTAGTCTAA
- a CDS encoding chloride channel protein: MSLLHSTQLRKVVEQPAFHFLSARLTDLLNRFQPSPESVVLFLAVLIGGGSGMGVVTFHYLIEIIHHLMLENFMGAIGAWGAWTLACVPILGGIIVGFMRWRTSDFGPGLSSLIAASYPGEIQRKLRPVTKMLAASVSLGSGASLGPEGPSVEIGANFGLLLSVVQQVSQERQRLLLGAGAAAGLAAGFNAPIAGVFFALEVVLGTTAFATSAVSVVLLAAVVAALVAQIGLGAQPAFTLPAYQVRSPWELPLYLGLGLGASVVSLAYTQSIRLAKACFHGKVPYFQWMKRIPEPFHPVIGGVIVGAVAIYLPQILGIGYGTVEAMLQDAEFSLQLLVVLLVGKLLMTAVSAGSGFVGGVFAPAMFLGASFGAAYAKILAWIVPAVSQFMAGPPAYAMVGMAAVLAASVRAPLTAILMLFELTRDYRIVLPLMAAVGLSVWLVERMKPNSNSNSNLQQIGLSELKDEQAEILRQILVEDAMLSCPKKLSSTMTVIEAALEMTGDLCRSALVVNDAGQLVGIVSLEDINRAISVWEKYPNSSSEIRADIANQTLMDISTTELLYAWLDEPLAEALDRMAGRGLHQLPVVTRDNQERILGLLEREQIALTCNVAVTRRSLRHYLPMTLKTGVSISH; the protein is encoded by the coding sequence ATGAGCCTTTTGCATTCTACTCAATTAAGGAAGGTTGTGGAACAACCTGCTTTTCACTTCCTTTCTGCCCGGTTAACCGATTTGCTTAACCGTTTTCAACCATCTCCAGAAAGTGTTGTTCTGTTTTTAGCCGTGCTTATAGGGGGTGGCAGTGGAATGGGGGTGGTCACATTTCACTACCTCATTGAAATCATTCACCACCTCATGCTGGAAAATTTCATGGGTGCGATTGGGGCTTGGGGTGCTTGGACTTTAGCTTGTGTCCCTATCCTGGGTGGAATAATTGTCGGTTTCATGCGCTGGCGTACCTCTGACTTTGGACCAGGACTCTCTTCTCTCATTGCTGCTTCCTACCCTGGGGAAATCCAGCGAAAACTACGACCGGTCACCAAAATGCTGGCTGCATCTGTATCTTTAGGGAGTGGTGCTTCATTAGGACCAGAAGGACCCAGTGTAGAAATTGGGGCTAATTTTGGTTTGCTACTGTCTGTTGTGCAGCAAGTCTCACAAGAAAGACAGCGCTTGCTTTTGGGTGCTGGTGCTGCTGCGGGCTTGGCTGCTGGATTTAACGCTCCAATTGCGGGAGTTTTCTTTGCTTTGGAAGTGGTCTTAGGTACGACTGCCTTTGCCACTTCTGCTGTTAGTGTGGTGTTACTAGCCGCTGTTGTTGCAGCACTCGTAGCTCAAATTGGTTTGGGCGCACAGCCAGCTTTTACCTTACCCGCTTACCAAGTCCGCAGCCCTTGGGAATTACCTTTATATCTCGGCTTAGGTTTGGGAGCCAGTGTAGTTTCTCTTGCCTACACCCAGTCTATCCGTCTGGCAAAAGCTTGCTTCCACGGAAAAGTTCCCTATTTCCAATGGATGAAACGCATACCCGAACCATTTCACCCTGTTATCGGTGGGGTCATTGTTGGCGCAGTTGCCATATATCTCCCGCAAATTTTAGGGATTGGGTATGGCACTGTAGAAGCGATGCTGCAAGATGCAGAATTTTCTTTACAACTGCTCGTTGTGCTGCTTGTGGGAAAACTTCTGATGACAGCTGTTAGTGCTGGTAGTGGTTTTGTCGGTGGTGTGTTTGCTCCTGCTATGTTTTTAGGTGCTTCCTTTGGAGCAGCTTATGCCAAAATTTTAGCGTGGATCGTACCTGCAGTTAGTCAATTTATGGCCGGTCCTCCTGCTTATGCAATGGTGGGAATGGCTGCTGTTTTGGCTGCAAGTGTAAGAGCACCGCTCACGGCAATTTTAATGCTGTTTGAATTAACGAGAGACTACCGCATTGTCTTACCTTTAATGGCGGCAGTAGGTCTAAGTGTTTGGTTGGTAGAGAGAATGAAGCCAAATTCCAACTCAAACTCCAACTTACAACAAATTGGTCTTTCTGAATTGAAAGACGAACAAGCAGAAATTTTACGGCAAATTTTAGTAGAAGATGCTATGCTCTCTTGCCCCAAAAAGCTATCATCAACCATGACGGTAATTGAAGCCGCTTTGGAAATGACAGGAGACTTATGCCGCAGTGCCTTAGTTGTTAATGACGCAGGGCAACTTGTTGGTATCGTCTCTTTAGAAGATATCAACCGTGCTATTTCTGTTTGGGAAAAATACCCAAATTCGTCAAGTGAAATTCGGGCTGACATAGCTAATCAAACGCTCATGGATATTTCTACCACCGAGCTTCTTTATGCATGGCTTGATGAACCTCTCGCTGAAGCTTTAGATCGAATGGCAGGTCGAGGTTTGCATCAGTTACCTGTAGTCACCCGAGATAACCAAGAACGAATTTTAGGTTTATTAGAACGCGAGCAAATCGCTTTAACCTGCAACGTTGCAGTCACGCGCAGGTCTCTTCGTCATTACTTACCAATGACTCTCAAAACAGGTGTTAGTATTAGTCATTAG
- a CDS encoding ArnT family glycosyltransferase, whose product MQFVSFLWGRLEKQYRSAEQWIDWVWVIVLLLAAVLLFTINLGELPLRDWDEGTVAQVAREIMRAPAGSMPWLYPTLGGEPYHNKPPLMHLLIAGAYSIWGVNEWASRLPGATLTAVSVPLLYYIGREIFRKRRAAVYSALIYLTMLPVVRHGRLAMLDGAVVCFFMLMMLCLLRSRRNLRYCLGVGIGFGLICLTKSILGLLLGIIAILFLFWDTPRLLASWYMWLGIFIGSVPVAFWYGAQWLHYGEIFTKVGMVDQSFSRLWQSVEGHSGPPWYYLLEIFKYSWPWLIFLPSSLRLTWENRNLSWAKLVLVWSSVYLISISLMSTKLPWYIFPIYPSLALAFGAKIAETEDSQLLSPYPRSWIVSLALLALVAIAGSIYYSIGSASRSELQLLFAAVALTMALAAVLAERGDGQFLKVLFWGTYVSLLLLMFSKYWVWELGEAYPVKPVAEMIQRADPDTKKIYTSFLYHRPSLDFYSDRTIVPASVAQLDSYWRNDKQPYFLLDEAARKILHLDSVKLIDQTSDWVLITKN is encoded by the coding sequence ATGCAATTCGTAAGCTTTCTTTGGGGTCGTCTGGAAAAACAGTATCGGTCGGCGGAACAGTGGATCGATTGGGTATGGGTGATCGTGCTGCTTTTGGCAGCTGTATTACTCTTTACCATAAATCTTGGAGAATTACCACTGCGGGATTGGGATGAAGGTACTGTCGCACAAGTAGCACGTGAAATCATGCGTGCTCCTGCTGGTTCAATGCCTTGGCTTTATCCAACACTTGGCGGAGAACCTTATCACAACAAACCACCGCTCATGCATTTGCTGATTGCTGGGGCTTACTCTATTTGGGGAGTTAATGAGTGGGCTTCCCGCTTACCTGGAGCTACGCTAACGGCTGTTTCAGTGCCTTTGCTTTATTACATTGGTCGAGAAATATTTCGCAAACGTCGTGCAGCAGTATACAGCGCTTTAATTTACCTCACCATGCTACCTGTAGTGCGTCACGGACGCTTGGCAATGTTGGATGGGGCTGTTGTCTGTTTTTTTATGCTCATGATGTTGTGCTTGTTGCGATCGCGTCGCAACTTACGTTACTGTCTTGGTGTTGGCATTGGTTTTGGGTTAATTTGCTTAACAAAAAGCATACTTGGTCTGTTGTTAGGTATAATAGCAATCCTATTTCTGTTTTGGGACACACCACGACTGTTAGCCAGTTGGTATATGTGGTTGGGAATTTTCATTGGCAGTGTACCTGTGGCATTTTGGTACGGTGCTCAATGGCTACATTACGGTGAGATATTTACCAAAGTCGGTATGGTAGATCAGTCCTTCAGTCGTCTTTGGCAATCTGTTGAAGGTCATTCCGGACCACCTTGGTACTACCTTCTGGAAATTTTCAAGTACAGTTGGCCTTGGCTAATTTTTTTACCTTCAAGTTTGCGTTTAACCTGGGAAAATCGCAACCTTAGCTGGGCAAAACTTGTATTGGTATGGAGTAGTGTTTACTTAATTTCTATATCTTTAATGAGTACTAAACTTCCTTGGTACATATTTCCCATCTACCCCAGCTTAGCTCTAGCTTTTGGGGCAAAAATAGCAGAAACCGAAGACTCCCAATTGCTCTCACCTTATCCCCGGTCTTGGATAGTTTCTTTAGCTCTGTTAGCATTAGTCGCGATCGCTGGCAGTATATACTACAGTATAGGGAGTGCGTCTCGATCGGAGTTACAACTGCTTTTTGCCGCAGTTGCGTTAACAATGGCTTTAGCTGCTGTTTTAGCCGAACGAGGTGACGGGCAATTTCTAAAAGTTCTATTTTGGGGTACTTATGTGTCGTTGCTGCTATTAATGTTCTCAAAGTATTGGGTTTGGGAATTAGGAGAAGCCTATCCTGTCAAACCAGTTGCTGAAATGATACAAAGAGCAGATCCCGATACAAAAAAGATTTACACCTCTTTCCTTTATCATCGCCCATCATTAGATTTTTATAGCGATCGCACTATTGTTCCTGCATCTGTTGCTCAACTCGATAGTTACTGGCGCAACGACAAGCAACCCTACTTCTTGCTAGATGAAGCTGCACGTAAAATCTTGCATTTAGATTCTGTGAAGCTAATTGACCAAACATCCGATTGGGTATTGATTACAAAAAATTGA
- a CDS encoding recombinase family protein — protein MKTFAYTYSDPILEQNPDPTTWGWEIERTYQDLGKRTELQKLLNDCKTETPTHLLIRRLEELGDTIEEVTSHLTELETMGITLIAIEQNYNSSHKSPNIRADLLKLLYEIQHQQKSRRIRQGHARNRLEAAPPPGKAPYGYRRGKGKYTVDRSTSPVVKDFFDNFLLYGSLRGAVRYLAKKYGKKISVTTGRRWLTNPVYRGDTAYHNGEVLSDTHASIISREEAAQVDRLLRRNSRLPRRTASAPRSLAGLAICGECQSHMTITRVTIRNQDKEYLYLRPISCPKHPKCRAIPYQEVLEQTIKTVCKDLPLAVAGMDSPQLETVKDNLNQSILRQQEILKQLPDLVEAGVLDAETSQLRAYKLRVEISELQAKLATLPPVNLRSVAQAVSIPQFWLDLSEAERRFYFREFIRQVEIVREDKDWELQVIFIF, from the coding sequence ATGAAAACCTTCGCCTACACCTACAGCGATCCCATACTAGAACAAAACCCCGATCCCACAACCTGGGGATGGGAGATAGAACGAACATATCAAGACTTAGGAAAAAGGACTGAACTACAAAAATTACTTAACGACTGCAAAACCGAAACCCCCACTCACCTCCTCATTCGCCGCTTAGAAGAATTAGGAGACACCATAGAAGAAGTGACTTCCCACCTGACAGAACTAGAAACAATGGGAATTACACTCATTGCAATTGAACAAAATTATAACTCCTCACACAAAAGCCCCAACATCCGGGCTGACTTGCTCAAACTCCTCTACGAAATACAGCATCAGCAAAAGAGTCGCCGCATACGTCAAGGACACGCCCGCAACCGTTTAGAAGCCGCACCCCCACCTGGTAAAGCACCCTATGGCTACCGCAGAGGTAAAGGAAAATACACTGTAGACCGCAGTACTTCCCCAGTTGTTAAAGATTTCTTTGATAACTTCTTACTTTACGGTTCCCTGCGAGGCGCAGTTCGTTACCTGGCAAAAAAATATGGCAAGAAAATTTCTGTTACCACAGGACGCCGTTGGTTGACAAATCCCGTCTACCGTGGCGATACAGCATATCACAATGGAGAAGTCCTGTCCGATACTCATGCTTCCATCATTAGTAGAGAAGAAGCCGCCCAAGTGGATAGACTATTGCGGCGCAACAGCCGTCTACCCCGAAGAACAGCTAGCGCACCACGTTCTTTAGCAGGTTTAGCGATTTGTGGCGAATGTCAGTCACACATGACAATTACCCGTGTTACCATACGCAACCAAGACAAAGAATACCTCTATCTACGCCCAATTAGCTGTCCCAAACATCCCAAGTGTCGCGCCATACCATATCAAGAAGTATTAGAACAGACTATTAAAACTGTTTGCAAAGACTTACCCCTTGCGGTAGCTGGAATGGATTCTCCTCAGCTAGAGACAGTAAAAGATAATTTAAATCAATCTATTTTGCGCCAACAAGAAATACTCAAACAGTTACCTGATTTGGTGGAGGCTGGAGTTTTGGATGCAGAAACATCTCAGTTAAGAGCATATAAACTCCGTGTAGAAATATCAGAACTTCAAGCGAAGTTGGCAACTCTACCACCAGTGAATTTACGTTCTGTTGCTCAAGCAGTTTCTATTCCTCAGTTTTGGTTAGATTTGTCTGAAGCGGAACGAAGGTTTTACTTCCGTGAGTTTATTCGACAAGTTGAGATTGTTCGTGAAGATAAAGATTGGGAATTACAAGTTATTTTTATTTTTTGA
- a CDS encoding VOC family protein, producing MQITQYLHTAILVTDLEKAEHFYGTVLGLPKVERSLKFPGVWYQIGNYQIHLIAAPSTPESQNEKWGRNAHIAFSVADLNIAKQQLIDNNYLIQPSASGRPAVFTKDPDGNIVELSQQ from the coding sequence ATGCAAATAACCCAATATCTCCATACAGCCATTCTCGTCACCGACTTAGAAAAAGCCGAGCATTTCTACGGAACAGTGCTAGGATTACCCAAAGTAGAACGTTCCTTAAAATTCCCAGGAGTATGGTATCAGATAGGAAATTACCAAATTCACCTCATCGCCGCCCCATCCACACCCGAATCGCAAAACGAAAAATGGGGACGCAACGCCCACATCGCTTTCTCAGTCGCTGACTTAAATATAGCCAAACAGCAACTTATAGATAACAACTATCTCATTCAACCCAGTGCTTCCGGACGCCCAGCTGTCTTTACCAAAGACCCAGATGGTAACATTGTTGAACTCAGCCAGCAATGA
- a CDS encoding tetratricopeptide repeat protein, with amino-acid sequence MNSFKPPSNPLFPSNPKIEKEQFLAVNQQTFAELITFIDFAEKFTIGFIEINFPKDREILITVLENHPECQEIQFVTLDFPDPHLRFLKDEIVKILSTIQRDTSKKLVLIVRQLENSIGVFGDYPPVLQDLNFVRDAYKKTLPHPILFILPDYALTRLAKFAPDFWAWRSGVFRFKTTQLTREDALAQTLNSNQSIDTLEKPEKQERVDLLHRLLMEYKPTGDRVKGKNLHSYSNILHQLGVAYLSQRNPEKAREYLEEAVTIAKNSENLSFQAEALNTLGKAYYQQRNFDKAIAYYEESFRISQEMGNRLGEVAALFALGNTYLNLRQFQQAKNLYHQCLALDLQIGDRYSSASTYHQLGIVTQALREYEQAQQYYQQALEIYIEFGDRYSSAPTYHQLGYLAQELREYEQARQYYQQALAIYSEFGDRYSSAGTYHQLGTVAQQLREYEQAWQYYQQALAIYIEFGDRYKSAATYHQLGYLAQELREYEQARQYYQQALAIYIEFSERYSSASTYHQLGIVTQALREYEQAQQYYQQALAIKLEFGDRYKSADTYHQLGYLAQELREYEQARQYYQQALEIYIEFGDRYSSARTYHQLGYLTQELQEYEQARQYYQQALEIKLEYGDLYSQASTYYCLGTLAEAQENYAQARANLQKALEIYVEYNDEYWASSARQVLERLP; translated from the coding sequence ATGAATTCTTTCAAGCCGCCCTCAAATCCGCTCTTTCCCAGCAATCCTAAGATAGAAAAAGAACAATTTCTAGCAGTCAATCAACAAACTTTTGCAGAGTTAATCACATTTATAGATTTTGCTGAAAAATTTACAATTGGTTTTATTGAAATAAATTTTCCTAAAGATAGAGAAATTTTAATTACAGTACTTGAAAATCATCCTGAATGTCAGGAAATCCAATTTGTCACCCTTGATTTTCCCGATCCTCATTTACGTTTTTTAAAAGATGAGATAGTTAAAATATTATCAACAATTCAAAGAGACACAAGCAAAAAATTAGTTTTGATTGTACGGCAGTTAGAAAATTCCATTGGTGTTTTTGGAGATTATCCTCCAGTTTTACAAGACCTAAACTTTGTTCGCGATGCTTATAAAAAAACGCTTCCTCACCCTATATTATTTATATTACCTGATTATGCTCTAACCCGCCTAGCAAAATTTGCCCCTGATTTTTGGGCTTGGAGATCGGGAGTTTTTCGTTTTAAAACAACTCAACTTACTAGAGAAGACGCGCTTGCTCAAACTCTTAACTCCAACCAATCAATAGACACGTTAGAGAAACCAGAAAAACAAGAGCGTGTAGACTTACTACATCGTCTGTTAATGGAATACAAACCTACAGGCGATCGAGTAAAAGGAAAAAATTTACATAGCTACAGTAACATATTACATCAACTAGGAGTCGCATATCTAAGTCAACGAAATCCAGAAAAAGCAAGAGAATATTTAGAAGAAGCTGTAACAATTGCTAAAAATAGTGAGAATTTATCATTCCAAGCAGAAGCTCTCAATACATTAGGCAAAGCATATTATCAACAAAGGAATTTTGATAAGGCTATTGCATACTATGAAGAGTCTTTCAGAATTTCACAAGAAATGGGTAATCGTCTAGGTGAAGTTGCTGCTTTGTTTGCCTTGGGCAATACTTATTTGAATTTAAGACAATTTCAACAGGCAAAAAACCTTTATCATCAATGTTTAGCACTCGATCTACAAATCGGCGATCGCTACTCAAGTGCAAGCACCTACCACCAGTTGGGAATAGTAACTCAAGCATTGCGAGAATATGAACAGGCGCAGCAATATTATCAACAAGCCTTGGAAATTTACATCGAATTTGGCGATCGCTACTCAAGTGCTCCTACATACCACCAATTAGGATATTTAGCACAAGAATTGCGGGAGTACGAACAGGCGCGACAATATTATCAACAAGCTTTGGCAATCTACAGTGAATTTGGCGATCGCTACTCAAGCGCTGGCACATACCACCAATTAGGAACAGTAGCCCAACAATTGCGAGAGTATGAACAGGCGTGGCAATATTATCAACAGGCTTTGGCAATTTACATTGAATTTGGCGATCGCTACAAGTCTGCTGCCACCTATCACCAATTAGGATATTTAGCCCAAGAATTGCGAGAGTATGAACAGGCGCGACAATATTATCAACAGGCTTTGGCAATTTACATCGAATTTAGCGAGCGCTACTCAAGTGCAAGCACCTACCACCAGTTGGGAATAGTAACTCAAGCATTGCGAGAATATGAACAGGCGCAGCAATATTATCAACAAGCTTTGGCAATCAAACTCGAATTTGGCGATCGCTACAAGTCTGCTGACACCTATCACCAATTGGGATATTTAGCCCAAGAGTTGCGAGAGTACGAACAGGCGCGACAATATTATCAACAAGCTTTGGAAATCTACATTGAATTTGGCGATCGCTACTCAAGTGCTCGTACATACCATCAATTGGGATATTTAACCCAAGAGTTGCAAGAGTACGAACAGGCGCGGCAATATTATCAACAAGCTTTGGAAATTAAACTCGAATATGGCGATCTCTATTCCCAAGCTAGTACATATTACTGTTTGGGAACACTGGCAGAAGCACAAGAAAATTACGCACAAGCAAGAGCTAATTTACAAAAAGCCTTAGAAATTTATGTTGAATATAACGATGAATATTGGGCTTCTTCGGCACGGCAGGTATTAGAGAGACTTCCATAG
- a CDS encoding P-loop NTPase fold protein, giving the protein MTVYNYLRATTLKTAFQFCNVEPLEEEEIERYYVDLSSVRKTSAIENVSTILDFQEPAQFTTILFTGHRGCGKSTELKKIQKQWEEDYKVIYLEVNEETDINDARYTDLYLIIIKQVEFELRQLGLHFDSKLLKNFESWFKEVTKETEETVEKSVSIEGEATLGPQAPFIAKLLVKLLAQIKGSDKQKTTIRQTLEKDLSRLKADINLLLGDAYVKLRNKYPKCKGLLIIFDNLDRVPLAVADHLFFEYAAQLQELNCTIIYTVPISVLCSPKNPCTQFDGNPHIVPMVNIYEFERDICHLNYNREGLEAVASLIERRVDIDAVFESRQELLDLAKASGGHVRQLMQMMRTACQTASTRKHSKINTEDVIYAVKQQQFSFERFIPEEHYPFLAQVCLTKNVSKDDIGQLMLFNTSVLEYNGDKRWNYPNPVVKQNEFFQAALKSALSQQS; this is encoded by the coding sequence ATGACTGTATATAATTATCTCCGTGCTACGACACTAAAGACAGCTTTTCAATTTTGTAATGTTGAACCTCTAGAAGAAGAAGAAATAGAGCGTTATTATGTTGACTTATCATCAGTTCGTAAAACATCTGCTATTGAAAATGTAAGTACTATTTTAGACTTTCAAGAACCTGCACAATTCACTACCATTCTATTTACCGGGCATCGAGGTTGTGGCAAGAGTACAGAACTGAAGAAAATTCAAAAGCAATGGGAAGAAGATTATAAAGTTATTTATTTAGAAGTCAACGAAGAAACAGATATTAATGATGCTCGTTATACAGACTTATATTTAATAATTATCAAGCAAGTAGAGTTTGAGCTACGTCAACTAGGTTTACATTTTGATTCTAAACTCCTGAAAAACTTTGAATCTTGGTTTAAAGAAGTTACCAAAGAAACTGAAGAAACCGTTGAAAAATCCGTCAGTATAGAAGGAGAAGCTACCCTCGGACCTCAAGCTCCGTTTATCGCTAAGTTGCTAGTCAAGTTACTAGCACAAATTAAAGGCTCTGACAAGCAAAAAACAACGATTCGCCAAACTTTAGAGAAAGATTTATCCCGTTTGAAGGCAGATATTAACCTTTTGCTAGGGGATGCATACGTTAAACTCAGAAATAAATATCCTAAATGTAAAGGTTTATTGATTATTTTTGATAATCTAGATCGGGTTCCCCTTGCAGTGGCAGACCATTTATTCTTTGAATACGCGGCTCAGTTACAAGAATTAAATTGCACTATCATTTATACAGTACCAATTTCTGTTCTTTGTTCGCCTAAAAACCCGTGTACCCAATTTGATGGTAATCCCCACATCGTACCAATGGTGAACATATATGAATTTGAACGTGATATCTGCCATCTAAATTACAATCGAGAAGGATTAGAAGCAGTCGCTAGCCTGATTGAACGTCGTGTAGATATTGATGCAGTTTTTGAATCGCGACAAGAGTTACTCGATCTAGCAAAAGCTAGTGGAGGTCATGTACGTCAGTTAATGCAGATGATGCGGACGGCTTGCCAAACAGCTAGCACTCGCAAACATTCCAAAATTAATACTGAGGATGTAATTTACGCTGTAAAACAACAGCAATTTAGCTTTGAACGCTTTATTCCTGAAGAACACTATCCATTTTTAGCTCAAGTTTGCTTAACTAAAAATGTTAGTAAGGATGATATTGGTCAGTTAATGCTTTTTAATACCTCGGTTTTAGAGTACAACGGGGATAAGCGATGGAATTACCCAAATCCAGTGGTGAAACAAAATGAATTCTTTCAAGCCGCCCTCAAATCCGCTCTTTCCCAGCAATCCTAA